One region of Pyramidobacter sp. YE332 genomic DNA includes:
- a CDS encoding Fic family protein: MNDVDEKSLRNARRLYESGDVDHVEVGTVAGLRRIHEALFGGLYDFAGQIRTCNISRGNFRFANCLYLQEALRAIEKMPENSFEEIVAKYVEMNVAHPFMEGNGRAMRIWLDLMLRKKLRRVVDWQNVDKALYLQAMERSPVNDLELRCLLLPNLTDRIDDREVIFKGLEQSYWYEGHRR; encoded by the coding sequence ATGAACGACGTTGACGAAAAAAGCCTGCGCAACGCCCGCCGTCTTTATGAGAGCGGTGACGTCGATCATGTCGAGGTCGGTACCGTCGCGGGGCTGCGGCGGATCCACGAGGCCCTGTTCGGCGGGTTGTACGATTTCGCCGGGCAGATCCGCACGTGCAACATTTCCAGGGGCAATTTCCGCTTCGCCAACTGTCTTTATTTGCAAGAAGCGCTCCGCGCCATTGAAAAAATGCCCGAAAACTCTTTCGAAGAGATCGTCGCCAAGTACGTGGAGATGAACGTCGCTCACCCGTTTATGGAGGGCAACGGGCGCGCCATGCGCATCTGGCTCGATCTGATGCTCAGGAAAAAACTGCGCCGCGTCGTCGACTGGCAGAACGTCGACAAAGCCCTCTATCTTCAGGCCATGGAGCGCAGCCCCGTCAACGACTTGGAGCTGCGCTGCCTCCTTCTGCCCAACCTTACCGATCGCATCGACGACCGCGAAGTCATCTTCAAGGGCCTCGAACAGTCCTACTGGTACGAAGGGCATCGTCGTTAA
- a CDS encoding alpha/beta hydrolase, which produces MTPNVPLLLLPGLAGGADCWGQPFLAALRRAGATPLLYAPPRDYSFARAVAAAAAQIERRGAPCAVLGWSMGAEVALRLALERPELVASLVLCAACADQPASAQRNAALRELLEAPWPRWHKLLMRAVMPQFLRERPAAALNFMRLTAARRTPDDALLWNAQREALKAAPPLNPVLPRIKQPALVCAGEHDLLFPPEEVEKLAAALPDARFRLFPAGHAVMYDCPEELAQTIAAFLAAVV; this is translated from the coding sequence ATGACGCCGAACGTCCCGCTGCTGTTGCTGCCGGGACTGGCCGGCGGCGCGGACTGCTGGGGCCAGCCGTTCCTCGCCGCCCTGCGGCGGGCCGGCGCGACCCCGCTGCTTTACGCGCCGCCGCGGGATTATTCGTTCGCCCGCGCCGTCGCCGCGGCCGCCGCGCAGATCGAACGGCGCGGCGCTCCCTGCGCCGTGCTGGGCTGGTCCATGGGCGCGGAAGTCGCCCTGCGTCTGGCGCTGGAACGCCCGGAGCTTGTCGCCTCGCTCGTGCTGTGCGCCGCCTGCGCCGACCAACCGGCGTCGGCGCAGCGGAACGCCGCGCTGCGCGAACTGCTCGAAGCGCCGTGGCCGCGCTGGCACAAACTGCTGATGCGGGCCGTCATGCCCCAGTTCCTGCGTGAGCGCCCCGCCGCGGCGCTGAACTTTATGCGCCTGACGGCCGCGCGCCGGACGCCGGACGACGCGCTCCTGTGGAACGCCCAGCGCGAAGCGCTGAAAGCCGCGCCCCCGCTGAACCCCGTCCTGCCGCGAATCAAACAGCCGGCGCTGGTCTGCGCCGGGGAACACGATCTCCTGTTCCCGCCGGAAGAAGTCGAAAAACTCGCCGCCGCCCTGCCGGACGCGCGCTTCCGCCTCTTCCCAGCCGGTCACGCCGTCATGTACGACTGCCCCGAAGAATTGGCCCAAACGATCGCCGCGTTCTTGGCCGCTGTGGTATGA
- the rsxA gene encoding electron transport complex subunit RsxA, producing MNLLGLLISSIFVNNIVFMRFLGCCPFLGVSGKLETARGMGLAVVFVITFSSVMTWLAYNFLLVPLGLEYLYTLAFILIIAALVQFVEIVMKKIMPALYKSLGIFLPLITTNCAVLGVAVINMNEKYDLLTAVVNAFGTAVGYMLAIVMMAGIREKIELNAEMPRCMRGLPIALITAGLMSIAFMGFSGLVK from the coding sequence ATGAATCTGCTGGGTCTGCTGATCAGCTCCATCTTCGTCAACAACATCGTTTTCATGCGCTTCCTCGGCTGCTGCCCGTTCCTCGGCGTTTCCGGCAAACTGGAGACGGCCAGGGGCATGGGACTGGCCGTGGTGTTCGTGATCACCTTCTCGTCGGTGATGACCTGGCTGGCCTACAACTTCCTGCTCGTGCCGCTCGGCCTCGAATATCTCTACACGCTGGCCTTCATCCTCATCATCGCCGCGCTCGTGCAGTTCGTCGAGATCGTCATGAAGAAAATAATGCCGGCGCTGTACAAGTCGCTGGGCATCTTCCTGCCGCTGATCACCACCAACTGCGCCGTGCTCGGCGTGGCCGTGATCAACATGAACGAGAAGTACGACCTGCTCACCGCCGTCGTCAACGCCTTCGGCACCGCCGTCGGCTACATGCTGGCGATCGTGATGATGGCCGGCATCCGCGAGAAGATCGAGCTGAACGCGGAAATGCCCCGCTGCATGCGCGGCCTGCCGATCGCGCTCATCACCGCCGGGCTGATGTCCATCGCCTTCATGGGCTTCAGCGGCCTGGTCAAGTAG
- a CDS encoding RnfABCDGE type electron transport complex subunit B produces the protein MTAIVYPMFVMGGLGVVFGCLLAFASKKFAVAVDPRQIKIRAALPGANCGGCGYPGCDGYAEGCVLGACALNKCVVGGAPVAEKIAEIMGVSADGAEPEVAFVRCQGIFDKTHKDCVYLGIGDCQSASVVPGRGPTSCAFACMGFGTCVKACKFDAIHVINGVAKVDRDKCVGCKACVEACPRGIIAMVPKKKTVHVACSNPMPGAFVRKVCTIGCIGCQMCVKVCPKQTISMKGALAVIDPSNCINCGLCASKCPVHAINNSKAKPVVVPPASVA, from the coding sequence ATGACTGCCATCGTTTACCCCATGTTCGTCATGGGCGGGCTGGGCGTCGTCTTCGGCTGCCTGCTCGCCTTCGCTTCCAAAAAGTTCGCCGTCGCCGTCGATCCGCGCCAGATCAAGATCCGCGCCGCGCTTCCCGGCGCCAATTGCGGCGGCTGCGGCTATCCCGGCTGCGACGGCTACGCCGAAGGCTGCGTCCTCGGCGCCTGCGCGCTGAACAAGTGCGTCGTCGGCGGCGCCCCCGTGGCGGAAAAAATCGCCGAGATCATGGGCGTCTCCGCCGATGGCGCCGAGCCCGAAGTCGCCTTCGTGCGCTGCCAGGGGATCTTCGACAAGACACACAAAGACTGCGTTTATCTGGGCATCGGCGACTGCCAGAGCGCTTCCGTCGTGCCGGGGCGCGGCCCCACCTCCTGCGCTTTCGCCTGCATGGGTTTCGGCACCTGCGTCAAAGCCTGCAAGTTCGACGCCATCCACGTCATAAACGGCGTCGCCAAAGTCGACCGCGACAAGTGCGTGGGCTGTAAAGCCTGCGTCGAAGCCTGCCCGCGCGGCATCATCGCCATGGTCCCCAAAAAGAAAACGGTCCACGTCGCCTGCAGCAACCCCATGCCCGGCGCTTTCGTGCGCAAAGTCTGCACGATCGGCTGCATCGGCTGCCAGATGTGCGTGAAAGTCTGTCCCAAGCAGACCATCTCCATGAAAGGCGCTCTCGCCGTCATCGACCCGAGCAACTGCATCAACTGCGGCCTCTGCGCCTCCAAGTGCCCCGTGCACGCCATCAACAATTCCAAGGCCAAGCCCGTCGTCGTGCCGCCGGCGTCGGTAGCGTAA